In Acanthopagrus latus isolate v.2019 chromosome 16, fAcaLat1.1, whole genome shotgun sequence, one DNA window encodes the following:
- the LOC119004309 gene encoding tumor necrosis factor ligand superfamily member 10-like, whose amino-acid sequence MAIPVSLQCLGLITLSAILLQTIAVAVSFMYFNRVLNTMQESFSRSSVSCLINANLLFVSEDSAEDKKSDPCWQVTQQLHYHIEKTMADRFQKEISTAMRDKLTGVLPVLSPGVQGVPLPKVAAHVTGVSLSTEPPTAEGSRSSRGYLGERIRAWEGQRGLSFLQNMELRGGELLVPRAGLYYIYGQTYFRLPSTGEADGEVKEEEGAQLVQYIYKKMSSYPVPILLMKSSRSACWPRGQEPGLFSLHQAGTAFLQPADRLFITVSNASTMEMDGRASYFGAFLVG is encoded by the exons ATGGCCATTCCCGTCTCTCTCCAGTGTCTGGGGCTCATCACGCTCTCTGCGATCCTCCTGCAGACCATCGCGGTCGCCGTCAGCTTCATGTACTTCAACAGAGTCCTGAACACG ATGCAGGAGAGTTTCTCCCggagcagtgtttcctgtctgattAACGCGAATCTGCTCTTTGTGTCGGAAGACTCAGCAGAGGACAAGAAGAGCGACCCCTGCTGGCAAGTCACGCAACAGCTCCACTACCACATAGAGAAg acgATGGCTGACAGATTCCAGAAGGAGATATCCACGGCTATGAGAG ATAAGCTGACAGGAGTGCTGCCTGTCCTGAGCCCTGGGGTCCAAGGGGTCCCTCTTCCCAAAGTCGCCGCCCATGTGACTGGAGTCAGCTTGTCCACGGAGCCTCCAACAGCAGAGG GCTCACGGAGCAGCAGGGGCTACCTGGGCGAGCGAATCAGAGCGTGGGAGGGCCAGAGAGGTTTGTCCTTCCTGCAGAACATGGagctgaggggaggagagctgctggtGCCCAGAGCAGGCCTCTACTACATCTACGGCCAGACATACTTCAGACTGCCCTCCACGGGGGAGGCAGAcggggaggtgaaggaggaggaaggagcacAGCTTGTCCAGTATATCTACAAGAAG ATGAGTTCCTACCCCGTCCCCATCTTGCTGATGAAATCGTCCCGGAGCGCCTGCTGGCCTCGGGGGCAGGAACCTGGTCTCTTCTCCCTGCATCAGGCTGGTACCGCCTTCCTTCAGCCTGCTGACCGCCTCTTCATCACCGTCAGCAATGCTAGCACCATGGAGATGGACGGGAGGGCGAGCTACTTCGGGGCCTTCCTCGTGggctaa
- the nceh1a gene encoding neutral cholesterol ester hydrolase 1a, whose translation MRLLPAVVTASLMLAVAYYVYIPLPDAIQEPWKLMMLDAVFRTTMHLASLKAWLGFDHYIKSIRSSTEGFEGMMQAESGGGVMPGVKVSDTTFAGIPVTVYEPPAGGEGHLRRGLMYYHGGGWALGSAKKGSYDTINRMMSDELNTVVVSVEYRLYPEVHFPVPYLDCLATAKHFLSPEVLASYAIDPERVAVAGDSAGGNLAAAVAQEISLDDTMSVKFSVQALIYPVLQALDFNTPSYLQNQYIPVLHRTLMVRFWLQYLNADLSLQPQLMVNNHSSDITPELRARLDWSVLLPPKYKKSYKPVTGGKGAQGLTKEVPGLLDVRASPLLAGAEVLAKSPRSYILTCEYDVLRDDGLMYARRLQDAGVTVTSDHYEDGFHGAFSFITWPFEFEIGKRAIRGYLNWLKNNL comes from the exons GGATGCTGTGTTCCGGACAACGATGCACCtg GCCTCTTTGAAGGCGTGGCTGGGCTTTGACCACTACATCAAGTCGATTCGGTCGAGCACGGAAGGCTTCGAGGGCATGATGCAGGCGGAGTCAGGCGGAGGGGTCATGCCCGGAGTGAAAGTCAGCGACACCACTTTTGCTGGCATTCCGGTCACCGTGTATGAGCCCCCGGCCGGCGGGGAGGGTCATCTGAGGAGGGGGTTGATGTATTACCACGGCGGAGGCTGGGCCCTCGGCAGTGCCA AAAAGGGTTCATATGACACAATCAACCGGATGATGTCGGATGAACTCAACACTGTTGTGGTCTCTGTTGA GTACCGTCTGTATCCAGAGGTGCACTTCCCAGTGCCCTACTTGGACTGCCTCGCTACTGCCAAGCACTTCCTGTCCCCAGAGGTTCTGGCCAGCTATGCAATCGACCCTGAGCGCGTGGCTGTGGCCGGTGACAGTGCCGGAGGaaacctggctgctgctgtcgctCAGGAG ATTTCATTAGATGACACCATGAGTGTGAAATTCAGCGTCCAGGCGTTGATCTACCCGGTGCTCCAGGCTCTGGACTTCAACACGCCCTCCTACTTGCAGAACCAGTACATCCCAGTCCTCCACCGGACCCTCATGGTCCGCTTCTGGCTGCAGTACCTCAACGCCGACCTCTCTTTGCAGCCCCAGCTGATGGTGAACAACCACAGCTCCGACATCACCCCAGAACTGAGGGCACGCCTGGACTGGAGCGTCCTCCTGCCCCCGAAATACAAGAAGAGCTATAAGCCCGTTACTGGGGGAAAAGGTGCACAGGGGTTAACGAAAGAGGTTCCAGGGCTGCTGGACGTGAGGGCATCGCCACTTTTAGCAGGAGCAGAGGTTTTGGCCAAATCCCCTCGGTCGTATATCCTAACGTGCGAATACGACGTGTTGAGGGACGACGGCCTGATGTACGCACGCCGCCTGCAGGACGCAGGTGTCACAGTTACCAGCGACCACTACGAGGACGGCTTCCATGGGGCTTTCAGCTTCATAACCTGGCCTTTTGAGTTCGAAATTGGGAAGAGGGCGATCAGGGGCTACCTCAACTGGCTCAAGAACAACCTGTAG